In Stutzerimonas stutzeri, a genomic segment contains:
- a CDS encoding LysR substrate-binding domain-containing protein, protein MANYPSIDAELLRSFVAIADHGGFTRAADAVNRTQSAISMQMKRLEEDVLQRALFERDGRQVRLTAEGQVLLGYARQILKLHGEVLTTFREPHMVGSVRIGTPDDYVMRFLPGILSRFAQAYPLVQVEVHCEPSFQLLQRSDLDLTIVTREPGSEIGQLLRRERVVWAEAAGFNAHEQRPIPLAVFNSECFCRAWACNALDSLRIPFRIAYTSPSLSALMAVVGAGLAVTAQMQSLLTPEMRLLGPAEGFPELPISSTVLLRNDRSQSQVSETLAEHIVEGFRL, encoded by the coding sequence ATGGCCAACTATCCCAGTATCGACGCCGAGCTGTTGCGCAGCTTCGTTGCCATCGCTGATCACGGGGGGTTCACTCGCGCGGCCGACGCTGTCAATCGCACCCAGTCGGCCATCAGCATGCAGATGAAACGGCTCGAAGAGGACGTCCTGCAACGCGCGCTGTTCGAGCGAGACGGTCGACAGGTTCGGTTGACTGCAGAGGGCCAGGTTCTGCTCGGTTACGCCCGGCAGATCCTCAAGCTGCACGGCGAAGTACTGACTACTTTTCGCGAGCCGCATATGGTCGGGTCGGTGCGTATCGGTACCCCGGACGACTACGTGATGCGCTTTTTGCCCGGCATCCTTTCGCGCTTCGCGCAGGCCTATCCGCTGGTCCAAGTGGAGGTGCACTGCGAACCGTCCTTCCAGTTGCTGCAACGCAGCGATCTGGATCTGACCATCGTTACCCGCGAGCCAGGGTCCGAGATCGGCCAGCTGCTGAGGCGCGAACGGGTGGTCTGGGCCGAAGCGGCCGGCTTCAATGCCCACGAACAACGGCCGATTCCGCTGGCGGTGTTCAATAGCGAGTGTTTCTGCCGAGCCTGGGCCTGCAATGCGCTGGACAGCCTGCGCATCCCGTTCCGAATCGCCTACACCAGCCCGAGCCTCTCGGCGCTAATGGCCGTGGTCGGCGCCGGTCTGGCTGTCACCGCCCAGATGCAGAGCCTGCTGACTCCAGAAATGCGCCTGCTGGGGCCGGCCGAAGGATTTCCGGAACTGCCGATCAGCAGCACGGTGCTGCTGCGCAACGATCGCAGCCAGTCGCAGGTCAGTGAGACATTGGCCGAGCATATTGTTGAAGGTTTCCGTCTCTAG
- a CDS encoding N-acetylglutaminylglutamine amidotransferase gives MCGIAGELRFDNQPADLAAVERITQHLTSRGPDACGFNSQGPVALGHRRLKIMDLCEASGQPMIDSALGLSMVFNGAIYNYPELRAELEALGYSFFSEGDTEVLLKGFHAWGDALLPRLNGMFAFAIWQRDRQELFIARDRLGIKPLYLSKTGDRLRFASALPALLKGGDIAGVLNPVALNHYMSFHAVVPAPDTLIAGIEKLPPGTFMRVDASGKTSQHRWWTLEFGARDDEQNYSFEDWQERTLATLRQSVALRQRAAVDVGVLLSGGVDSSLLVGLLREAGAADNLLTFSIGFEDAGGERGDEFKYSDLIAEHYQTRHHQLRIQEKEILERLPAAFQAMSEPMVSHDCIAFYLLSREVSKHCKVVQSGQGADELFAGYHWYPQVDGAQDPAAAYLTAFRDRSYEEYAETMQDKWLKGDFSGDFVRQHFAQPGADAAVDKALRIDSTVMLVDDPVKRVDNMTMAWGLEARVPFLDHNVAELSARIPAKYKLPDGGKYVLKEAARKVIPAAVIDRPKGYFPVPGLKHLQGETLNWVRELLTDPSQDRGLYNPAMLEKLFSDPEGQLTPLRGSKLWQLAAVNLWLTEQGL, from the coding sequence ATGTGCGGCATAGCTGGCGAACTTCGCTTCGATAATCAACCGGCCGATCTGGCCGCTGTTGAACGCATCACCCAACACCTGACTTCTCGTGGACCCGACGCGTGCGGTTTCAACAGCCAGGGCCCTGTGGCGCTCGGCCATCGCCGTCTGAAAATCATGGATCTGTGTGAGGCGTCTGGTCAGCCGATGATCGACTCGGCACTGGGCCTTTCGATGGTCTTCAACGGCGCCATCTACAACTACCCAGAATTGCGCGCCGAGCTGGAGGCGCTGGGCTACAGCTTCTTTTCCGAAGGCGATACCGAGGTGCTGCTCAAGGGGTTCCATGCTTGGGGGGACGCCTTGTTGCCGCGGCTCAATGGCATGTTCGCCTTCGCCATCTGGCAACGCGACCGGCAGGAGCTGTTTATCGCCCGTGATCGCCTGGGAATAAAACCGCTCTATCTGTCGAAAACCGGCGATCGCCTGCGCTTCGCCTCCGCCCTGCCGGCATTGCTCAAAGGCGGCGATATCGCCGGTGTGCTGAATCCGGTGGCGCTCAATCACTATATGAGTTTCCACGCGGTGGTACCGGCGCCGGACACCCTCATCGCCGGCATCGAGAAACTGCCGCCGGGCACCTTCATGCGCGTCGATGCCAGCGGCAAAACCAGCCAGCATCGCTGGTGGACGCTCGAATTCGGCGCAAGAGACGACGAGCAGAACTACAGCTTCGAGGATTGGCAAGAGCGCACCTTGGCCACCCTTCGTCAGTCGGTCGCCTTGCGCCAACGCGCGGCCGTCGATGTCGGCGTGCTGCTTTCGGGGGGCGTCGATTCCAGCCTGCTGGTCGGCCTGCTGCGTGAAGCCGGCGCGGCGGACAACCTGCTGACCTTCTCCATTGGCTTCGAGGACGCCGGCGGCGAGCGCGGCGACGAATTCAAGTATTCCGATCTGATCGCCGAGCACTACCAGACGCGCCACCACCAACTGCGCATCCAGGAGAAGGAAATTCTCGAACGCCTCCCTGCCGCTTTCCAGGCGATGAGCGAGCCCATGGTCAGCCATGACTGCATCGCCTTTTACCTGCTGTCGCGCGAAGTCTCCAAGCATTGCAAGGTGGTGCAGAGCGGCCAGGGCGCGGATGAGCTGTTTGCTGGCTACCACTGGTATCCGCAGGTCGACGGCGCGCAGGACCCGGCCGCAGCCTATCTGACGGCATTCCGTGATCGCAGTTACGAGGAATACGCCGAAACCATGCAGGATAAGTGGCTTAAGGGCGACTTCTCCGGCGATTTCGTGCGGCAGCACTTCGCACAGCCGGGAGCCGACGCCGCGGTCGACAAAGCCCTACGGATCGATAGCACCGTGATGCTGGTGGACGACCCGGTCAAACGCGTCGACAACATGACCATGGCTTGGGGCCTGGAGGCGCGGGTGCCGTTCCTCGATCACAACGTGGCCGAGCTGTCGGCGCGCATTCCCGCCAAGTACAAACTGCCCGATGGCGGCAAATACGTGCTCAAAGAGGCGGCGCGCAAGGTGATCCCAGCCGCTGTGATCGATCGTCCGAAGGGTTATTTCCCGGTGCCCGGACTCAAGCATCTGCAGGGTGAAACCCTGAACTGGGTGCGCGAACTGTTGACCGATCCGAGTCAGGATCGTGGCCTGTACAACCCGGCGATGCTCGAGAAGCTGTTCAGTGACCCCGAGGGCCAGTTGACCCCGCTGCGCGGGTCGAAACTGTGGCAACTGGCGGCAGTCAACCTATGGTTGACCGAGCAAGGCCTATAA